In a single window of the Pongo abelii isolate AG06213 chromosome 1, NHGRI_mPonAbe1-v2.0_pri, whole genome shotgun sequence genome:
- the NADK gene encoding NAD kinase isoform X2, with translation MGRPRVHQAWPGRCRHAGRLPAGRGCLASHVCDPAGAELVGDGMSDPTPPSNARAGHIQDPASQRLTWNKSPKSVLVIKKMRDASLLQPFKELCTHLMEENNMIVYVEKKVLEDPAIASDESFGAVKKKFCTFREDYDDISNQIDFIICLGGDGTLLYASSLFQGSVPPVMAFHLGSLGFLTPFSFENFQSQVTQVIEGNAAVVLRSRLKVRVVKELRGKKTAVHNGLGENGSRAAGLDMDVGKQAMQYQVLNEVVIDRGPSSYLSNVDVYLDGHLITTVQGDGVIVSTPTGSTAYAAAAGASMIHPNVPAIMITPICPHSLSFRPIVVPAGVELKIMLSPEARNTAWVSFDGRKRQEIRHGDSISITTSCYPLPSICVRDPVSDWFESLAQCLHWNVRKKQAHFEEEEEEEEG, from the exons ATGGGGCGGCCGCGTGTTCACCAAGCGTGGCCTGGACGCTGTAGACACGCCGGCCGGCTCCCAGCAGGCAGGGGCTGCCTCGCGAGCCATGTGTGTGACCCGGCAGGTGCTGAGCTCGTAGGGGATGGCATGAGTGACCCCACGCCTCCCAGTAATGCCCGCGCAGG GCACATTCAGGACCCTGCGAGCCAGCGGCTGACGTGGAACAAGTCCCCAAAGAGCGTCCTTGTCATCAAGAAGATGAGAGATGCCAGCCTACTGCAGCCATTCAAGGAGCTCTGCACGCACCTCATGGAG GAGAACAACATGATCGtgtatgtggaaaagaaagtgctGGAAGACCCTGCCATTGCCAGCGATGAGAGCTTTGGGGCCGTGAAGAAGAAATTCTGTACCTTTCGAGAAG ATTATGATGACATTTCCAATCAGATAGACTTCATCATCTGCCTGGGGGGAGACGGGACGCTGCTGTACGCTTCCTCGCTTTTCCAG GGCAGCGTCCCTCCGGTCATGGCCTTCCACCTGGGCTCCCTGGGCTTCCTGACCCCATTCAGCTTTGAGAACTTTCAGTCCCAAGTTACTCAGGTGATAGAGG GGAACGCAGCTGTTGTTCTCCGGAGTCGGCTGAAGGTCAGGGTGGTGAAGGAGCTCCGGGGGAAGAAGACGGCCGTGCACAACGGGCTGGGTGAGAACGGCTCGCGGGCTGCGGGCCTGGACATGGATGTCGGGAAGCAGGCCATGCAGTACCAG GTCCTGAATGAGGTGGTGATTGACAGAGGCCCCTCCTCCTACCTGTCCAACGTGGATGTCTACCTGGATGGACACCTCATCACCACGGTGCAGGGCGACG GAGTGATCGTGTCCACCCCGACGGGCAGCACGGCGTATGCGGCCGCGGCCGGGGCCTCCATGATCCACCCCAACGTGCCGGCCATCATGATCACGCCCATCTGCCCCCACTCGCTGTCCTTCCGGCCCATCGTGGTCCCCGCAGGGGTCGAGCTGAAG ATCATGCTGTCACCTGAAGCAAGGAACACAGCATGGGTGTCCTTTGATGGACGGAAGAGACAAGAGATCCGCCATGGAGACAG CATCAGCATCACTACCTCATGCTACCCGCTCCCCTCCATCTGCGTGCGGGACCCCGTAAGCGACTGGTTTGAGAGCCTCGCCCAGTGCCTGCATTGGAACGTCCGGAAGAAGCAAGCCCActttgaggaggaggaggaggaggaggagggctaG
- the SLC35E2A gene encoding solute carrier family 35 member E2A isoform X4, whose translation MSSSVKTPALEELVPGSEEKPKGRSPLSWGSLFGHRSEKIVFAKSDGGADENVLTVTITETTVIESDLGVWSSRALLYLTLWFFFSFCTLFLNKYILSLLGGEPSMLGAVQMLSTTVIGCVKTLVPCCLYQHKARLSYPPNFLMTMLFVGLMRFATVVLGLVSLKNVAVSFAETVKSSAPIFTVIMSRMILGEYTGRPSDREEQEELQLQPGRGAAASDRRSPVPPSECHGLRPHGENLPNDFQNSRVLQLVLSAGMEWFLLGCPVQEPLATYGS comes from the exons ATGTCATCCTCGGTGAAAACCCCGGCACTGGAAGAGCTCGTTCCTGGCTCTGAAGAGAAGCCGAAAGGCAGGTCGCCTCTCAGCTGGGGCTCTCTGTTTGGTCACCGAAGTGAGAAGATTGTTTTTGCCAAGAGCGACGGCGGCGCAGATGAGAACGTACTGACCGTCACCATCACGGAGACCACGGTCATCGAGTCAGACTTGGGTGTGTGGAGCTCGCGGGCGCTGCTCTACCTCACGCTGTGGTTCTTCTTCAGCTTCTGCACGCTCTTCCTCAACAAGTACATCCTGTCCCTGCTGGGAGGCGAGCCCAGCATGCTAG GCGCGGTGCAGATGCTGTCCACCACGGTTATCGGGTGTGTGAAAACCCTCGTTCCTTGCTGTTTATATCAGCACAAGGCCCGGCTTTCCTACCCACCCAACTTCCTTATGACGATGCTGTTTGTGGGTCTGATGAG GTTTGCAACTGTGGTTTTGGGTTTGGTCAGCCTGAAAAATGTGGCGGTTTCGTTTGCTGAGACGGTGAAGAGCTCCGCCCCCATCTTCACGGTGATCATGTCTCGGATGATTCTGGGGGAGTACACAG GACGTCCCAGTGATCGGGAGGAGCAGGAAGAGCTTCAGCTACAACCAGGACGTGGTGCTGCTGCTTCTGACAGACGGAGTCCTGTTCCACCTTCAGAGTGTCACGGCCTACGCCCTCATGGGGAAAATCTCCCCAATGACtttcag AATAGCAGGGTGCTTCAACTGGTCTTGTCtgcaggaatggaatggtttctTCTGGGCTGTCCAGTGCAGGAGCCACTGGCTACATACGGCtcctga
- the SLC35E2A gene encoding solute carrier family 35 member E2A isoform X3, with translation MSSSVKTPALEELVPGSEEKPKGRSPLSWGSLFGHRSEKIVFAKSDGGADENVLTVTITETTVIESDLGVWSSRALLYLTLWFFFSFCTLFLNKYILSLLGGEPSMLGAVQMLSTTVIGCVKTLVPCCLYQHKARLSYPPNFLMTMLFVGLMRFATVVLGLVSLKNVAVSFAETVKSSAPIFTVIMSRMILGEYTGRPSDREEQEELQLQPGRGAAASDRRSPVPPSECHGLRPHGENLPNDFQQGASTGLVCRNGMVSSGLSSAGATGYIRLLST, from the exons ATGTCATCCTCGGTGAAAACCCCGGCACTGGAAGAGCTCGTTCCTGGCTCTGAAGAGAAGCCGAAAGGCAGGTCGCCTCTCAGCTGGGGCTCTCTGTTTGGTCACCGAAGTGAGAAGATTGTTTTTGCCAAGAGCGACGGCGGCGCAGATGAGAACGTACTGACCGTCACCATCACGGAGACCACGGTCATCGAGTCAGACTTGGGTGTGTGGAGCTCGCGGGCGCTGCTCTACCTCACGCTGTGGTTCTTCTTCAGCTTCTGCACGCTCTTCCTCAACAAGTACATCCTGTCCCTGCTGGGAGGCGAGCCCAGCATGCTAG GCGCGGTGCAGATGCTGTCCACCACGGTTATCGGGTGTGTGAAAACCCTCGTTCCTTGCTGTTTATATCAGCACAAGGCCCGGCTTTCCTACCCACCCAACTTCCTTATGACGATGCTGTTTGTGGGTCTGATGAG GTTTGCAACTGTGGTTTTGGGTTTGGTCAGCCTGAAAAATGTGGCGGTTTCGTTTGCTGAGACGGTGAAGAGCTCCGCCCCCATCTTCACGGTGATCATGTCTCGGATGATTCTGGGGGAGTACACAG GACGTCCCAGTGATCGGGAGGAGCAGGAAGAGCTTCAGCTACAACCAGGACGTGGTGCTGCTGCTTCTGACAGACGGAGTCCTGTTCCACCTTCAGAGTGTCACGGCCTACGCCCTCATGGGGAAAATCTCCCCAATGACtttcag CAGGGTGCTTCAACTGGTCTTGTCtgcaggaatggaatggtttctTCTGGGCTGTCCAGTGCAGGAGCCACTGGCTACATACGGCtcctgagcacttga
- the SLC35E2A gene encoding solute carrier family 35 member E2A isoform X2 codes for MSSSVKTPALEELVPGSEEKPKGRSPLSWGSLFGHRSEKIVFAKSDGGADENVLTVTITETTVIESDLGVWSSRALLYLTLWFFFSFCTLFLNKYILSLLGGEPSMLGAVQMLSTTVIGCVKTLVPCCLYQHKARLSYPPNFLMTMLFVGLMRFATVVLGLVSLKNVAVSFAETVKSSAPIFTVIMSRMILGEYTGRPSDREEQEELQLQPGRGAAASDRRSPVPPSECHGLRPHGENLPNDFQEWNGFFWAVQCRSHWLHTAPEHLKCGEYNKNQIRNSS; via the exons ATGTCATCCTCGGTGAAAACCCCGGCACTGGAAGAGCTCGTTCCTGGCTCTGAAGAGAAGCCGAAAGGCAGGTCGCCTCTCAGCTGGGGCTCTCTGTTTGGTCACCGAAGTGAGAAGATTGTTTTTGCCAAGAGCGACGGCGGCGCAGATGAGAACGTACTGACCGTCACCATCACGGAGACCACGGTCATCGAGTCAGACTTGGGTGTGTGGAGCTCGCGGGCGCTGCTCTACCTCACGCTGTGGTTCTTCTTCAGCTTCTGCACGCTCTTCCTCAACAAGTACATCCTGTCCCTGCTGGGAGGCGAGCCCAGCATGCTAG GCGCGGTGCAGATGCTGTCCACCACGGTTATCGGGTGTGTGAAAACCCTCGTTCCTTGCTGTTTATATCAGCACAAGGCCCGGCTTTCCTACCCACCCAACTTCCTTATGACGATGCTGTTTGTGGGTCTGATGAG GTTTGCAACTGTGGTTTTGGGTTTGGTCAGCCTGAAAAATGTGGCGGTTTCGTTTGCTGAGACGGTGAAGAGCTCCGCCCCCATCTTCACGGTGATCATGTCTCGGATGATTCTGGGGGAGTACACAG GACGTCCCAGTGATCGGGAGGAGCAGGAAGAGCTTCAGCTACAACCAGGACGTGGTGCTGCTGCTTCTGACAGACGGAGTCCTGTTCCACCTTCAGAGTGTCACGGCCTACGCCCTCATGGGGAAAATCTCCCCAATGACtttcag gaatggaatggtttctTCTGGGCTGTCCAGTGCAGGAGCCACTGGCTACATACGGCtcctgagcacttgaaatgtggagAATATAACAAGAACCAGATTCGGAATTCAAGCTGA
- the SLC35E2A gene encoding solute carrier family 35 member E2A isoform X5, with protein sequence MSSSVKTPALEELVPGSEEKPKGRSPLSWGSLFGHRSEKIVFAKSDGGADENVLTVTITETTVIESDLGVWSSRALLYLTLWFFFSFCTLFLNKYILSLLGGEPSMLGAVQMLSTTVIGCVKTLVPCCLYQHKARLSYPPNFLMTMLFVGLMRFATVVLGLVSLKNVAVSFAETVKSSAPIFTVIMSRMILGEYTGDFQRHIGPMSHTQCGCMKTSEGQRRPQSAASCTEWGGAHMFAYLRNDKILRPREVSVCLWGREEAEGPGWGWACPTCT encoded by the exons ATGTCATCCTCGGTGAAAACCCCGGCACTGGAAGAGCTCGTTCCTGGCTCTGAAGAGAAGCCGAAAGGCAGGTCGCCTCTCAGCTGGGGCTCTCTGTTTGGTCACCGAAGTGAGAAGATTGTTTTTGCCAAGAGCGACGGCGGCGCAGATGAGAACGTACTGACCGTCACCATCACGGAGACCACGGTCATCGAGTCAGACTTGGGTGTGTGGAGCTCGCGGGCGCTGCTCTACCTCACGCTGTGGTTCTTCTTCAGCTTCTGCACGCTCTTCCTCAACAAGTACATCCTGTCCCTGCTGGGAGGCGAGCCCAGCATGCTAG GCGCGGTGCAGATGCTGTCCACCACGGTTATCGGGTGTGTGAAAACCCTCGTTCCTTGCTGTTTATATCAGCACAAGGCCCGGCTTTCCTACCCACCCAACTTCCTTATGACGATGCTGTTTGTGGGTCTGATGAG GTTTGCAACTGTGGTTTTGGGTTTGGTCAGCCTGAAAAATGTGGCGGTTTCGTTTGCTGAGACGGTGAAGAGCTCCGCCCCCATCTTCACGGTGATCATGTCTCGGATGATTCTGGGGGAGTACACAG GCGATTTCCAGCGACACATCGGCCCCATGTCGCATACCCAGTGTGGCTGCATGAAAACCAGCGAGGGGCAGAGGCGCCCACAGAGCGCGGCATCTTGCACGGAGTGGGGGGGTGCACACATGTTCGCTTATTTAAGAAACGACAAGATCTTAAGGCCGAGGGAAGTGTCTGTCTGCCTTTGGGGACGGGAGGAGGCCGAGGGTCCAGGGTGGGGTTGGGCTTGCCCCACGTGCACTTGA
- the SLC35E2A gene encoding solute carrier family 35 member E2A isoform X6 — protein sequence MSSSVKTPALEELVPGSEEKPKGRSPLSWGSLFGHRSEKIVFAKSDGGADENVLTVTITETTVIESDLGVWSSRALLYLTLWFFFSFCTLFLNKYILSLLGGEPSMLGAVQMLSTTVIGCVKTLVPCCLYQHKARLSYPPNFLMTMLFVGLMRFATVVLGLVSLKNVAVSFAETVKSSAPIFTVIMSRMILGEYTGRPSDREEQEELQLQPGRGAAASDRRSPVPPSECHGLRPHGENLPNDFQTESRSVTQAGMQ from the exons ATGTCATCCTCGGTGAAAACCCCGGCACTGGAAGAGCTCGTTCCTGGCTCTGAAGAGAAGCCGAAAGGCAGGTCGCCTCTCAGCTGGGGCTCTCTGTTTGGTCACCGAAGTGAGAAGATTGTTTTTGCCAAGAGCGACGGCGGCGCAGATGAGAACGTACTGACCGTCACCATCACGGAGACCACGGTCATCGAGTCAGACTTGGGTGTGTGGAGCTCGCGGGCGCTGCTCTACCTCACGCTGTGGTTCTTCTTCAGCTTCTGCACGCTCTTCCTCAACAAGTACATCCTGTCCCTGCTGGGAGGCGAGCCCAGCATGCTAG GCGCGGTGCAGATGCTGTCCACCACGGTTATCGGGTGTGTGAAAACCCTCGTTCCTTGCTGTTTATATCAGCACAAGGCCCGGCTTTCCTACCCACCCAACTTCCTTATGACGATGCTGTTTGTGGGTCTGATGAG GTTTGCAACTGTGGTTTTGGGTTTGGTCAGCCTGAAAAATGTGGCGGTTTCGTTTGCTGAGACGGTGAAGAGCTCCGCCCCCATCTTCACGGTGATCATGTCTCGGATGATTCTGGGGGAGTACACAG GACGTCCCAGTGATCGGGAGGAGCAGGAAGAGCTTCAGCTACAACCAGGACGTGGTGCTGCTGCTTCTGACAGACGGAGTCCTGTTCCACCTTCAGAGTGTCACGGCCTACGCCCTCATGGGGAAAATCTCCCCAATGACtttcag acggagtctcgctctgtcacccaggctggaatgcagtga
- the SLC35E2A gene encoding solute carrier family 35 member E2A isoform X1: MSSSVKTPALEELVPGSEEKPKGRSPLSWGSLFGHRSEKIVFAKSDGGADENVLTVTITETTVIESDLGVWSSRALLYLTLWFFFSFCTLFLNKYILSLLGGEPSMLGAVQMLSTTVIGCVKTLVPCCLYQHKARLSYPPNFLMTMLFVGLMRFATVVLGLVSLKNVAVSFAETVKSSAPIFTVIMSRMILGEYTGRPSDREEQEELQLQPGRGAAASDRRSPVPPSECHGLRPHGENLPNDFQNLTLWPRLEFSITVSAHCKLRLPSSQHSPASASGVAGTTGARHRAQLSFLCVF, translated from the exons ATGTCATCCTCGGTGAAAACCCCGGCACTGGAAGAGCTCGTTCCTGGCTCTGAAGAGAAGCCGAAAGGCAGGTCGCCTCTCAGCTGGGGCTCTCTGTTTGGTCACCGAAGTGAGAAGATTGTTTTTGCCAAGAGCGACGGCGGCGCAGATGAGAACGTACTGACCGTCACCATCACGGAGACCACGGTCATCGAGTCAGACTTGGGTGTGTGGAGCTCGCGGGCGCTGCTCTACCTCACGCTGTGGTTCTTCTTCAGCTTCTGCACGCTCTTCCTCAACAAGTACATCCTGTCCCTGCTGGGAGGCGAGCCCAGCATGCTAG GCGCGGTGCAGATGCTGTCCACCACGGTTATCGGGTGTGTGAAAACCCTCGTTCCTTGCTGTTTATATCAGCACAAGGCCCGGCTTTCCTACCCACCCAACTTCCTTATGACGATGCTGTTTGTGGGTCTGATGAG GTTTGCAACTGTGGTTTTGGGTTTGGTCAGCCTGAAAAATGTGGCGGTTTCGTTTGCTGAGACGGTGAAGAGCTCCGCCCCCATCTTCACGGTGATCATGTCTCGGATGATTCTGGGGGAGTACACAG GACGTCCCAGTGATCGGGAGGAGCAGGAAGAGCTTCAGCTACAACCAGGACGTGGTGCTGCTGCTTCTGACAGACGGAGTCCTGTTCCACCTTCAGAGTGTCACGGCCTACGCCCTCATGGGGAAAATCTCCCCAATGACtttcag aatctcactctttggcccaggctggagttcagtatcacagtctcggctcactgcaagctccgcctcccaagttcacagcattctcctgcctcagcctccggagtagctgggactacaggcgcccgccaccgcgcccagctaagttttttgtgtgttttttag